In Naumovozyma dairenensis CBS 421 chromosome 2, complete genome, the following are encoded in one genomic region:
- the PHM7 gene encoding Phm7p (similar to Saccharomyces cerevisiae PHM7 (YOL084W); ancestral locus Anc_3.119) has translation MATEDTSSSTSAFVTSLIIYGIIALIFIWLFLTLRPRNRRTYEPRTLTDIQTIKEEERTDEVPSGYFQWVPFLLGKPHSFLIQHTSLDGYLFLRYIGIFATTSLLLCFILFPILLPVNATNGNNLKGFELLSFANVTNKNRFFAHVFLSWIVFGLITYIIYKELYYYIILRQAVQTSPLYDGLLSSRTVMITELDPSIAQEGELEKRFSKAVNINFAHDLSHLEKHINERRKVSMKLESSLNKVIDKAVKRYYKYNEKKPEKLFGPDNNKPQANLETYVPYYSRPSHRINTRFPFFPFGEKVDTIHHCTEELAQLNDKVHTQQRKWDKNEKLPAAFIQFDTQLEAQECFQSIEGLLGPKSFGRKLINSVPEDINWSNMKLSSAERKSKRILANSLMVALIIFWAIPVAVVGCISNINFLTEKVPFLKFINNLPNFLMGLITGILPTLMLAVLMSLLPPFIKMAGTLSGCLTKLETDQYCQKWYYAFQVIQVFIVTTLASSASATVEAIIRDPSSAMTLLANNLPKASNFYIAYFLLQGLTVPSGSLLQALNLVLQNTMGRILDSTPRQKWKRYNTLSKPDMGVIYPTMEILVCIYISYSIIAPLLLVFSTIALFLMYIAYLYNLNFVLGFSPDFRGRNYPRALFQVFVGIYLSEVCLVGLFIMAKTWGPLVLECFWIVVTALAHIYMKRKFLPLIDAVPLSVIHYARGEPNYHYPSEDLGLKEVQDIGKVAKEKVDAGEFTGVIRPATHADLKRANLLRDDDQEESSSTKSSTSSDPNATMKNYNPSEYTSGSSSKKMSVGGNDTLKLQNTSTFVEDEEGKFRKYHYDDVKGLKDLNRGNNDRSAPDGVLAVADYGNMYGDVGAVKNAPEAFPPNITEDVSFFGRIRNFFNPKNSYPFEKVRTRLPHVYNTTVEYDQEYLTSAYTDPIVNEKDPIIWICKDPMGVSKQQIEEAEDSGAKISHDFAEYNEKGKSTFTFNPPDYEPPVKK, from the coding sequence ATGGCTACTGAAGATACAAGTTCATCTACTTCAGCCTTCGTTACATCACTAATAATCTATGGGATAATCGCACTAATATTCATCTGGTTATTCCTCACCTTGAGACCAAGAAATAGAAGAACCTACGAACCGAGAACTTTAACAGATATACAAAcaataaaagaagaagaaagaacgGATGAGGTACCTTCAGGTTATTTCCAATGGGTTCCATTCTTATTAGGGAAACCAcattcatttttaattcAACATACTTCATTAGATGGTTATTTATTCTTACGTTATATTGGAATATTCGCAACAACTTCTTTATTACtatgttttattttattcccaatattattaccagtCAATGCTACCAATGGTAACAATTTAAAAGgttttgaattattatcctTTGCAAACGTTACCAATAAAAACAGATTTTTCGCTCATGTCTTCTTATCATGGATTGTTTTCGGTTTAATCACTTATATCATCTATAAAGAACTTTATTACTACATCATATTAAGACAAGCAGTTCAAACTTCTCCATTGTATGATGGGCTACTTTCTTCAAGAACAGTCATGATCACCGAATTAGATCCTTCCATTGCTCAAGAAGGTGAATTGGAGAAGAGATTTTCAAAAGCGGTTAATATAAATTTCGCCCATGATTTGTCTCATTTGGAAAAACACATCAATGAAAGAAGGAAAGTTTCCATGAAATTGGaatcttctttaaataaagTCATTGATAAAGCAGTAAAACGATACTACAAATATAACGAAAAAAAGccagaaaaattatttggtccagataataataaaccgCAGGCAAATTTAGAAACATATGTTCCTTATTATAGCAGACCTTCTCACCGGATAAATACAAGATTCCCATTCTTCCCTTTTGGTGAAAAAGTTGATACAATCCATCATTGTACTGAGGAATTGGCTcaattgaatgataaaGTTCATACGCAACAGAGAAAATGggataaaaatgaaaaattaccaGCAGCTTTCATTCAATTCGATACTCAGTTAGAAGCTCAAGAATGTTTCCAATCCATTGAAGGTTTGCTAGGTCCCAAATCatttggaagaaaattaattaattctgTTCCAGAAGATATTAATTGGTCAAATATGAAGTTATCATCTGCTGAAAGAAAATCTAAAAGAATTTTAGCGAATTCTTTAATGGTTGCATTAATCATATTCTGGGCTATCCCAGTCGCAGTGGTAGGTtgtatttcaaatataaatttcttAACTGAAAAAGTACCATTCTTaaaattcatcaacaatttaCCTAATTTTTTGATGGGATTAATCACTGGTATTTTACCAACTTTAATGTTAGCAGTCTTAATGTCTTTATTACCACCATTCATCAAAATGGCAGGTACTTTAAGTGGCTGTTTGACCAAACTGGAGACTGATCAATATTGCCAAAAATGGTATTATGCATTCCAAGTTATTCAAGTATTTATTGTGACTACATTGGCTTCTTCCGCTTCTGCAACTGTAGAGGCAATCATAAGAGATCCGAGTTCAGCAATGACTTTATTAGCaaataatttaccaaaGGCATCCAATTTCTACATTGCATATTTCCTATTACAAGGACTAACAGTGCCATCAGGATCGTTACTACAGGCTCTTAACTTAGTATTACAAAATACAATGGGAAGGATTTTAGATTCTACTCCAAGACAAAAATGGAAACGTTATAACACATTATCTAAACCTGATATGGGGGTAATTTATCCAACGATGGAAATACTAGTCTGTATCTATATctcatattcaattatcGCCCCATTACTTCTAGTCTTCAGTACCATCGCTTTATTCCTAATGTACATTGCATACTTGTACAACTTGAATTTTGTTCTTGGATTCTCACCAGATTTTAGAGGTAGAAACTATCCTCGTGCCCTCTTCCAAGTCTTTGTGGGTATTTACTTATCAGAAGTTTGTCTTGTTGGTTTATTCATAATGGCAAAGACATGGGGACCTTTGGTTTTAGAATGCTTCTGGATAGTCGTTACTGCTTTGGCtcatatttatatgaaaagaaaattccTACCATTAATTGACGCAGTTCCATTAAGTGTTATCCATTACGCCAGAGGTGAACCAAATTATCACTACCCAAGCGAAGATTTAGGATTGAAAGAAGTTCAAGATATTGGAAAAGTTGCAAAGGAAAAAGTTGATGCTGGAGAATTTACTGGTGTCATTAGACCTGCTACACATGCTGATTTAAAGAGAGCTAATTTATTACGCGATGATGATCAAGAGGAGAGCTCCTCTACAAAATCTAGTACCTCCTCGGATCCAAATGcaacaatgaaaaattataatccATCTGAGTATACAAGTGGTAGTTCATCTAAAAAAATGAGTGTTGGCGGTAATGACACAttgaaattacaaaatacCTCTACGTTCGTTGAAGATGAGGAAGGTAAATTCAGAAAGTACCATTATGATGATGTAAAAGGTTTGAAGGATTTGAATAGGGGGAATAATGATCGCTCAGCTCCGGATGGAGTGCTGGCCGTTGCAGATTACGGTAACATGTATGGGGATGTTGGTGCAGTGAAAAATGCTCCTGAAGCATTCCCTCCAAATATAACGGAAGATGTTTCCTTCTTTGGtagaattagaaatttctttaatccAAAGAATAGTTACccatttgaaaaagttaGAACTAGATTACCTCACGTTTACAACACTACAGTGGAGTATGatcaagaatatttgaCCTCAGCGTATACAGATCCGATTGTCAATGAAAAAGATCCAATTATTTGGATATGCAAGGACCCAATGGGTGTTTCTAAACaacaaattgaagaagCCGAAGATAGCGGTGCTAAAATAAGCCATGATTTCGCAGAATATAATGAGAAAGGTAAATCAACATTTACTTTTAACCCACCAGATTATGAACCTCCTGTGAAAAAGTAG